The Synchiropus splendidus isolate RoL2022-P1 chromosome 1, RoL_Sspl_1.0, whole genome shotgun sequence genome includes a window with the following:
- the LOC128764210 gene encoding betaine--homocysteine S-methyltransferase 1 — translation MAPAKKGILERLEAGEVVLGDGGFVFALEKRGYVKAGPWTPEAAAEHPEAVRQLHREFLRAGSNVMQTFTFYASDDKLENRGNTQKFTGKQINEAACDLARQVADEGDALVAGGVSQTPAYLSCKSQDDVKAIFKKQLDVFVEKNVDFLIAEYFEHVEEAEWAVQVLKTTGKPVAATLCIGPDGDLAGVHPGECAVKLVKAGADIVGINCHFDPDTCVKTVKLMKEGVEKAGLKAHYMSQPLAFMTPDCNCQGFIDLPEFPFALEPRILTRWDMHKYARDAYNAGIRYIGGCCGFEPYHVRALAEELSTERGFLPAGSEKHGLWGSGLEMHTKPWCRARARRDYWEKLKPASGRPLCPSMSKPDGWGITKGHADLVQQKEATSKEQLKALFDKAEQGQ, via the exons ATGGCACCAGCTAAGAAA GGCATTCTGGAGCGTCTGGAGGCGGGGGAGGTCGTGCTCGGAGATGGCGGGTTCGTCTTCGCCCTGGAGAAGCGGGGGTACGTCAAGGCTGGACCGTGGACCCCCGAGGCTGCCGCCGAGCACCCCGAAGCAG TTCGGCAGCTGCACCGGGAGTTCCTGAGAGCCGGGTCCAACGTCATGCAGACTTTCACCTTCTACGCCAGCGACGACAAGCTGGAGAACCGCGGCAACACGCAGAAGTTCACC GGGAAGCAGATCAACGAGGCGGCGTGTGACCTGGCCCGCCAGGTGGCTGACGAGGGGGACGCGCTGGTGGCTGGTGGGGTCTCCCAGACGCCCGCCTACCTGAGCTGCAAAAGCCAGGATGACGTGAAGGCCATCTTCAAGAAGCAGCTGGACGTCTTTGTGGAGAAGAACGTGGACTTCCTGATCGCTGAG TACTTCGAGCACGTGGAGGAGGCAGAGTGGGCCGTCCAGGTTCTGAAGACAACCGGCAAACCCGTGGCTGCCACCTTGTGCATCGGACCAGACGGAGACCTGGCTGGCGTTCACCCGGGAGAGTGCGCCGTGAAGCTCGTCAAAGCAG GTGCCGACATCGTGGGCATCAACTGCCACTTCGACCCCGACACCTGCGTGAAGACGGTGAAGCTGATGAAGGAAGGCGTGGAGAAGGCCGGACTGAAGGCTCACTACATGAGTCAGCCGCTCGCCTTCATGACGCCCGACTGCAACTGTCAGGGATTCATCGACCTGCCAGAGTTCCCCTTCG ctctggagCCGAGGATCCTGACCCGATGGGACATGCACAAATACGCCCGTGACGCCTACAACGCTGGAATCCGCTACATTGGCGGCTGCTGCGGCTTTGAGCCTTACCACGTGCGCGCTCTGGCAGAGGAGCTCTCCACTGAGCGAGGCTTCCTGCCTGCTGGCTCAGAGAAACATGGGCTGTGGGGCAGCGGTCTGGAGATGCACACGAAGCCGTGGTGCAGAGCGAG AGCTCGCCGTGACTACTGGGAGAAGCTGAAGCCGGCGTCCGGCCGGCCCCTCTGCCCCTCCATGTCTAAACCAGATGGGTGGGGCATCACCAAAGGTCACGCCGACCTGGTGCAGCAGAAGGAAGCCACGTCCAAGGAGCAGCTGAAGGCTCTGTTCGACAAGGCCGAGCAAGGCCAGTGA